cgtgggacaacccctttaacctatcaTTACTGATAGGTTCATTGCAGAAAATTGCCACTATTTGGCGTTCTCCTGTGGTGGGAAtacgctacgcccgtggacagacagccttagggtacattcacatagcAGTATAAAGAGGTGTAAATATCCAAATTCCAGACACTAACTCACAGATTTTCAACAGACTTCTCAAattcacatgtggattttgatggagATTAGTCACAGATTTAGTATGGCTTTTGAGCCTCCCATTGGCAGAAAATTCGATGGAGATTCCTCATGAGATCCCTATCAAGAAGGGTCAAGGTTCTTCTTCTTTTGCCTTAATTCATATTTGAAATCATCCCACAGAATAATCTGTTGTATAAACATCAACACTTAATTTCCATTTAACTGAACGGAAGGCAGATTTAAGCACATTTGGCGCAGTTTGTGATGCAGAATATGCACTGAAAATACTGTCCATTCCCAAGTCTgctgtgtgaatgaggtcttGGTACGTTCACATCGACGAAATTTCAAGGGGAACGTGTATTTGAAATCTGCGCGTTTAACTGTAGATTTTGGACGTTGATTTACTTTCAGGTTTGCAGTGGATGTCTGATTTCATGTGGAATCTACGTGAAGTAAGTGGTGTTAAGCTaaaccattttcaagatctgcaCTTTAAAGGCGTTGTCCGGGTAGTGGCTGATGGGATGCTCCAACCCTGCTGCTGCCCGgcaggcactgcctggaaaaccccttaagacATAAAACACGGCtttccaatgaaaacaatgggacacGGATATTACATGTGAACAAGACCTTAGGGAGCAACTGATCAGTCAGTTCTTCAAGTTTATGTGCTGGAAGCAGAAAAAATGGGCATGTGTAAGGGTTCTGGGCAAGTTTGACAAAGgtcaaattgtgatggctagacaaTAGTGCCCATGCTGACCACTTCCGAAAGTGCTTACAGTGGGCACAAGGACCTCAGAACTGGACTATggagcaatgggagtggtctgTTAAATCACACTTTCTTTCCATCATGTGAACGGCCAGGTGTGTGTATTACCTGGGGAAGTGATGGCACCAGGATGTACTGTGGGAACAAGACAAGCTGGCAGAGGCAGTGTGGGCAATGATCTTCTTGGAAACCTTAGGTCCTGGCATTCATATGCATGGATGTTCATGACACATATCTTACTATTGTTATAGGCCAAGGCAATATTAGGTGGGTggatttaatgttatggctgatcggtgcgtttaaaggggttttgttattagCTGAACCCTAAAAAACGAGGGTATGCTGACCTCTCCTGGAGTCCGGGGACATAGCTGACAATCGCCTCCGGTATTCCGCACAGTCAGATGGCAGAagcacgtgaccgctgcagccaatcggaggccgcAGCGTCATATCCTCAAACTCTTGGAATCATGGCACTCGGGATATGAGCTCTTATGCCAGGAGCACAgacggtgacactgcagcctctgattggctgcagcagtcacgtgcttCCACTGGCCAACTACCTGGAAGTCAATGCTGAATACCGGCGACAACTGTCAGCTGCGGCCCGGGACTTCAGGAGAGGTGAGGATGCCCTTGTTATTTCGTTTTTGCAGAGCTTAGCTGGGGGACGGAGATTTGTCCTAATgccaaaaccccttttaaaaagaACAAGAATTCTCTGTACCGATGCGTTGGGCACGTTTCCAAGTTGTCTGCAACATATTTCCTGGTGTCAAAAGTAGCTCTAACTTGACTCAAAGAAAGAAATGTTGATGCTATGAGGGGGATTTGCTTTCATCTAACAGCATTTTAACAGTTTTCATTTCTCTTAACAGAGCGATGATTCAGATATCTGGGATGATACGGCGTTGATCAAAGCTTATGATAAAGCGGTGTCGTCATTCAAGGTTTGTTCTGTGCATGGCATTATATATAACTTTCTCACTTTGAAGAGTTGTTTTGTTTCTATGGACTGAGCATATGTGAACGTAATAGACTCGGTACCATCTTCATAACACTTCGCTGTcagatatatatttaaaaaataggttACATATCACAaaggttaaaaaattttttttttaacctttgtgatatgtagtgttggttaaaggggttgtctgggataggtcatcaagagttgatcagcaggggtattCCACTTGTTGAGTCACTGACCTctgggcctgctgtcagtgtgcgcagctcccattgaattcatgtACCAAGTGAGGTGCTTTTCCGCACTGACGGTAGGCCTGGCAATTACCTGATCGATAAGGATCCCAAGTGGCTGACCCCAACCGATTTAACTACTAATGACcttccctgaggataggtcatcagtagttaagtcTCAGACAACCTCTTTTAATAGAGAAGCAGTGTTAGTAAACCGAATCTGAGAAATCCAGAATAAGTTGTGTGGTAAGAATgtgtataatgtatccctcacCTTTTAGAAGGCCCTGAAGAATGCACATGACTGTAATATGGAGACTGAGTCACCAGAGAAGAATACCAAGGCAAAGCGGAAAAATAACAAGAAAAACAGGAGCCGGAAGAAGACCAGTGCTGCTCCACTGAAGAAGGTAGTGTCTTCTACATGCACACATTTATGTGAATGAAGAATACTTTTTACTGAGGAATTTTCAGATATTCTAAATGATCAGACACCTTATGCACACAGATTTAATTTAACTGAACTGAGGTTAGGCTCTGTCCTCATGTGTTATAGATTCCATCATAACAAATTTCATTGACTTACAAAGCGGTTCGTTGGGTCTTTTTGAAGCGTCTGTCATTTTGATTGGAAAAATAGACACAGGTATAAGTTCCTAAAGATCACACTGAAGTTCCAAGCGCCTCTTGTGCCGCAGAATGtttaggcagcagaaatgcagtgctaagctcttgctcatgacctgaaggttgagtgtaatccctgcttggttcaggtagccggctcaaggttgactcagccttccatccttctgaggtcagtaaaatgagtatgcAGCTTGGTACTCATTTACTGACCTTTCGAAGTAAAGGAAAGAAAATTCTTCTCTCTGGGTAACCTCAAGAAACACCTTTTCCGAGACCTTCAAGAAGGAGGTCTAGTTTGGTTCAATGTCTCCTTGAATGAGGTGGAGGACAACTCAGTGGTGATGTGAAGTAGTGTTTTATTAGACAGAACAAGGTAGTGCAACACGTTTTCGAGCTCTCactgctcctttctcaagcacaaaacgaatggttatgaatagagatgagcgaacgtactcggataggcactactcgtccgagtaatgtgccttatccgagtatcgctgtgctcgtgctcaaagattcggggagcgctgcggagcggggagctgcaggggagagcggggaggaacggaggggagatctttctctcccggccgctctgccccgctccccgctccgactcacctgtcagcagcggagcgccccgaatctttgagcacgagtacagcggtactcggataaggcacattactcggacgagtagtgcctatccgagtacgttcgctcatctctagttatgaacagATAAACAAGAATGGGTAAGATATAGTAAAGACTGTTAAAGAAAACCAGAAGtataaaaaaacaataacaagTGGCAAAAAGGTAAATtaaggaagaggaaaaaaaaaacagaagaaaacatCAGTATTACAGTACAACAAGCAAAAatattttcttctgttttttttctttcatttaccCTTTTGCCACTTCACCTCATTCCAGGCGACATTGAACCAAACTAGACCTTCTTCTTTATGGTCTCAGAAAAGGTGTTTTGTGAGGTTACCCTGAGCGCAGGATTTTTCTTTCCTATACTTCTACTTGTTCTGGGGGCCTTTTTAGCTTCCCAGCCCTTACTCCATGCATGCTCTCATTTGATGTCCCTAATACGGGACAGGGTCTCCCCTTTCTACACCACTCTGACTGCTCTACATATTCCAACCACCACACACTGCAAAGCACCACAGGTCCATTTGGCTACGATCCATAGAGGTGCTGTCCCATCTAGGTTTTACTTTAAAGCCAAGATTCTAACTGCAATCTAGCCAAAAACagagccttaaccccttcatgacatggcctattttgggcttaaaggggttgtcccgcggcagcaagtgggtctatacacttctgtatggccatattaatgcactttgtaatgtacattgtgcattaattatgagccatacagaagttattcacttacctgctccgttgctggcgtcctcgtctccatggttgccgtctaattttcgccgtctaatggccaaattagacgcgcttgcgcagtccgggtcttctgctcttctcaatggggctcggtgtagctccgtgtagctccgccccgtcatgtgccgattccagccaatcaggaggctggaatcggcaatggaccgcacagaagagctgcggtccacggaggtagaagatcccggcggccatcttcaccgggtaagtaagaagtcaccggagcgcagggattaaggtaagcgctgtccggtgttcttttttaacccctgcatcagggttgtctcgcgccaaacagggggggggggggttgaaaaaaaaaaattaaaaaaaacgtttcggcgcgggacaacccctttaaggacgcaacaatttttggcggattttcttctccatttatcaaaagtcataacttttttatttttccgtcgacgcggccgtgtgagggcttgttttttgcgtggcgaactgtagtttttatcggtgccacttttgggtacatagactatattgtaaaactttttttttttttttttttatgatagcagggagagaaaacgcatcaattctgccataggtttttttttttttttacagcgttaatcatgcagcataaatgagacattccattttttctgcggaccggtacggttacaacgataccaaaattcttacatttttttttaggttttcccacttttctgcaataaaaacccttttttggaaatcttttttctattctaaattgctgcattcaaagtcctataacttttttatttttctatgtacgaagctctatgagggcttattttttgcgagacgagctgtagtttttactgataccattttggggtacatacggcttttttgatcacttttattgcgtttttagtgaggcaaaatgctaaaaattagcattttgcctcagttttttagcgtttttttttgcgtgcacagtcaaaagcatgtgcaacttattgtacgcgtcgttacggacgcgacaataccaaatatgtggggtttaattttttttttaccttttttttatgctaatctgaaaaaaagcataaaaaagggggtttttttacatttatttttttttacattttttttttttttttacatttttcttttcttttttttacataatttgtgtccctctgagggacttgcagcactgtgcctatgatcgctgtcataaggcatggcagagctactgctctgccatgccttatcgcttatacagcgatcataggcataggcaatacaggacgccggtgtctggcgtcctgttgccatggtgacaggccgggctctcgcgatgacatcacgagttccggccgaagacacagagggagccgcgctccctctgtgaactctttccctgccgcgatctacttagatcgcggcagcgaaggggttaacagcagggggcgcatctccgatgtccccccgctgttgcagcgggacgccggctgtaactgacagccggctcccgctgcgggatagcgcgcgatcatatgtgatcccgcgctatctccaggacgtaagtttacgtcctgttgcgggaagtaccccactgccaggacgtaaacttacgccctgcagcgggaaggggttaaaggggttgtcccgcgccgaaacgtttttggtttttttcaataggccccccgttcggcgcgagacaaacccaatgcatgtgttaaaagaaaaaacgtttagtacttacccgaatccctgcgctgcggcgacttcttccttaccttactaagatggccgccgggatcttcacccacgatgcaccgcgggtcttctcccatggtgcaccgtgggctctgtgcggtccattgccgattccagcctcctgattggctggaatcggcacacgtgacggggcggagctacgagaaccAGCTctacggcacgagcggccccattcaccagggagaagaccggactgcgcaagcgtgtctaatcgggcgattagacgctgaaattagacggcaccatggcgacggggacgctagcaacggaacaggtaagtgaataacttctgtatggctcataattaatgcacgatgtacattacaaagtgcattaatatggccatacagaagtgtataaccccacttgctttcgcgggacaacccctttaagtttttggtTACTGAAGTGCTTTCATGCCAGGTCATGTGCGATACGAAAGGATTAAAGCAAGCAATTGCCATGTATATGCCATAGAAAATGGTATTTATGCACTACAAAATATGACTCTACATACATTGTATCTACCTATTTATGGTATTTTAACATTAATTTCAGGCCGCTTATTCTTATTTTCCTGCTGTATATTATAGTGGAGAGTTGGGGACTCGTGCAGTGCAGTCTGGTCAGAGGACGGCAACTTGTATCCAGCTACCATATCTTCTATTGATGCCAAACGTGGGACTTCTGTAGTCACTTATACTGGCTATGGGAATAGCGAAGAGCAAAGTTTAGCAGATTTGCGTTTCCCAGACAGTTCAGAAGGAGAAAGTGACCCAAGAGATGCAGTACAGGTAAGTATATGCATAATGTCTACTCTCTTTATTTAGCACATTGGATGAGATTGATCAAAATTTGTGCAAAGAAAACGTGATGCTCATGTTAACAGGTGTATCTTTTAGTACAGCTGAGCATGCATGACTTGTGAATATAGAGGGGAGAGAAAGCCACTGCCTGGAATCAGGGCTGGCGTTAAGAGCGGCAAACTGGGCAATTACCCAGAGTCCCATCCTCAAGCAAGTCTACCAATGTGCAAGTGTACAGACAGGTTGTGGCACCCTCCCTGAGCAATAGGGGTCGCATGTGTGGGGCCTATAAGCTAGAAGGGCCCCTTTCACCACTAACATGAATTTACAAATAACAGTGTGCTGTCTTCTTCCTGTCATTGCAAAAGACCCCCTGAGCTGTCTATCGAAAATTTCTCAGTGGGCTCAGTGTGTGATGTGCTGCCCCTTCATAGCCCTCCTATTTATGCTCtacatgctacagggctcagtggccATAGAAAGTTTACATTGACTAACCCTTAAACTTATTGTCTTCACTGCTGTGTGTCAGCAGCATGTCACCTttccagcagtgaaagggtttCAGCCTGGGATAAGACAGAGGTTCCATCCTTGGCCttaaaaaaggctctcagaggctccttgtgtgtagagtttgttgactACTAGACACCTGTATTactcaaagagatttcacccagttgagTGTGatagggggtgcattattggaatgtgaaaagCTGGATAGTCATATTGGCGAATTTTCCACCACCTGgggcgttctgaccagactgttaggaggtgttgggaccagtggatgcgtgagggtacacacacaaggcgaccgggctcaggaccactGGTAGAGAGGATCAATTGATCGTCCAAAAAGCAGGAGTACCTCCAAGTACTTTGAaatcatttccaggtgcttagctgAAGGACGTTTGGTTTCATGGCACCCATCACATGTACTGcgtttgacacccacccaccatcaatGCAGTTTGCAATAGTGTcatgaacaacgaaactggactgctatggagtggaaccaggttgtctttagCAATGAATGCaagtttagtttggacactgacaATGGCTATGTTCatttctggagacctaggggttgaGTGCCTCAAACTAAAtgcgcccaacagggtactagagcctccatacctgtccgtatcacatcttgtatccaacctagaagcagtacaacagggtactagagcctccatgcgcgcccatatcacatcttgtatcaaagctagaggtggtacaacagggtactagagtctcccttcaaggggttaggtttctgcaataaatgatccttttgctctgatattgtaatcccttgctttgtgtgtgattgtaacgttgatataagtaccATTCGATTCCGACAtcttctagggaagggattttGTTTTATTGCCTTTGTGCATGTGTGTAATTACATATATACGCACTACAATAAGTTTCAGGGGAAAGTCTGGCTGCCCATGGTTCCCTCATTTTTAAAATCACTGAAAAGCAGCAGTTTGCCAGAGGTTTTgtttgtgctgggcaatgcatttCTTAAAGGGGCTCTGCCTGGTATCACAGCCCCTTTTAAGTTTTCATTTTAGGTCATCAAGCTGCGTTTTTTACCCTCTTCCATACCGCAATTCCCGCTATGTTCTGATAATGCTCACTATAAAGTTGGTACTTGTAGTCGGCATGGTGCGATGGTAATGTCCATCATTATATAGTGGGTTTTTTGCTCAAACAGTATGCCGGTAATAGTCACAGTGTGGAGGTAATAGTCACAATGTGGAGGGGGCAATATTTAGTCCTGGTATTTGATAACTATAAATGCATGTgactaattatttatttttttataaaatccTAGCAACACCCCTGTAAGTACTCTAGTGCAATGCTGCGGCACTCTGCACGCCACATCCTGAATATCTTGAATGTGACTGTGTGGTGTTAATAGAGTATTTCAATATTTAGGGGCCCCGTTTCTAATTTTGCCAAGGGACCCGTTTTCTCTAAAACCAGCCCTACCAGGGacttctggcagcagcttatatcCTAAGAATAAAACGATTGGGCAATGGAAATACAAACCCAATCCTTTAGTCTTCCAGTGAAGAGCAATAAGGCCACCATATATATTGCACGTGGAGGTGCAGTATGAGCCCATATAGATTTCCTTGGGTGCCATAGTGCAGAGATAGTCATGTGCCTTTATAGCAGATGATTATGACAACATTACAATGCCTCTATAATCTATTTCTCATCAATAGAAGAATTGGTATTTACATTGTAAAATGCAGTGAAATCTGTAAATATCTCATTTAAGTGTTCTTGTTTAAGGATGTGAATGGGGATGAACACTCAACAGATGAAAGTGACAAGTCCTCTGGAGCTTCTCACAACAGAGATCAGTACAGAGCAGCGGCAGCAAAGGCCTCCCACTGGAATCCTCCCTTCCCACCAGCTCCACCATTTATGCCTGGGTTTGGACAGGTAAGCGTTACCTGGTAGGTCCTatcaacaccataaactaagttcatGGGCTCATGGGACACAGGCTATTAAGTGCAAGGTcggttattattttttctttgatACTTGCCTGCTTCGCCATTCTGTCACTATCCAACCAGGAAGTGTGTATGTGTGCGCTGGCACTGAATGTCGAGAAGAGTTTGTTGTGTACACCAAGTGCCAGGTAAACTCCCGGACTCATCAGTCCCTGTCCTATGAGcctataactttagtttatggcgCTCTTGAAACCTGACAGGTACCTTTTTCAATTAACAAATTTCCAaacgtgggttttttttttgtttgtttgttttttttagtattCCATATATTAGGCTTTCCAGATGCTGTATGTAATGAAGACTTGCTATTTTGTGTTTTGCATGCAATTATTAGTATCCTTCTATATAAATGATATTTTATGTATTTACAGCACGGAGAGAAATCTAGTCAAGCAAATCCCTTTCTTCCTGGATGGCCTCCATCATTTCCTCCAGGGCCTCCTGTAAGTCATTAGCTTGTCATGTTACTCAGGGGAGCGAGAGAATACAATATAAAACCATCCATAATCTACATTAGCTGCATCATACACCACATGTCTAACTTATTAGTGGATCTGATGCTGAAGGATACAACACTCCTGAGATGCCTGATAATCAAAAGGTTTTGTTAAACTATTTTCTGGGATGACAATTTTTGCAGTGGGGTTTAATTATAAATGTTCATCTTCTACAGTTCCTACATATCACTGTAGATAGACACTGCAGTttaagtctcagtaggagatctgtcCGTGTGCTAGACTGAGGAATTATgtgctgacgtcactgctaaggtcttcagcgcttgtgcagagcgttcaGCCTAACGGACTTCACTGTCGGATAGTGAGCttctcagcgcttcaccttctatgtgaagcgctgagcaggaaGCGTTTATACTGAACGACAAGCTTGTGATTCAGCGATGGTTTATATGCTGACTGAAAACCATTAATTACCAATGGTGAACGAATAGTAAATGACTTTTTTGCATTTCCTCTGAATGATTATCGGTCAATTTTGTTCATTTaattgaattttgagtgatcgtcGTCCCCTGTAAATGACCTTTTAATTTTCAGCTCTTATCTCTCTTCTCTTGCACTTCGCTGAAAAGGTGTgggaggagagacagagagaaactgatggcccttttacacgggtcgaAAGTAaggtaaacgactgcacgagcactGACGTCGCCGATA
This region of Eleutherodactylus coqui strain aEleCoq1 chromosome 5, aEleCoq1.hap1, whole genome shotgun sequence genomic DNA includes:
- the SMN2 gene encoding survival motor neuron protein isoform X1, producing the protein MAGLEESGEILFRRGAGQVTSDDSDIWDDTALIKAYDKAVSSFKKALKNAHDCNMETESPEKNTKAKRKNNKKNRSRKKTSAAPLKKWRVGDSCSAVWSEDGNLYPATISSIDAKRGTSVVTYTGYGNSEEQSLADLRFPDSSEGESDPRDAVQDVNGDEHSTDESDKSSGASHNRDQYRAAAAKASHWNPPFPPAPPFMPGFGQHGEKSSQANPFLPGWPPSFPPGPPLIPPPPPMGPDVAEDDEALGSMLIAWYMSGYHTGYYLGLKQSRMEASYGKYSHPK
- the SMN2 gene encoding survival motor neuron protein isoform X2 gives rise to the protein MAGLEESGEILFRRGAGQSDDSDIWDDTALIKAYDKAVSSFKKALKNAHDCNMETESPEKNTKAKRKNNKKNRSRKKTSAAPLKKWRVGDSCSAVWSEDGNLYPATISSIDAKRGTSVVTYTGYGNSEEQSLADLRFPDSSEGESDPRDAVQDVNGDEHSTDESDKSSGASHNRDQYRAAAAKASHWNPPFPPAPPFMPGFGQHGEKSSQANPFLPGWPPSFPPGPPLIPPPPPMGPDVAEDDEALGSMLIAWYMSGYHTGYYLGLKQSRMEASYGKYSHPK